A region from the Maniola jurtina chromosome 20, ilManJurt1.1, whole genome shotgun sequence genome encodes:
- the LOC123875510 gene encoding tol-Pal system protein TolA-like translates to MSLFTILFVITAACDVLGEGGRRRGPAAVPADSTGAQSGGTSIIVTSGSNDGYNLGSAAAAISGGQGYQVTGAALEAAPVLGNVAGSSAPLNNAAAVGAAQLSAIQNAQAVQVAQIANAAAAAIQGARVAEVAARAGQANALQNAQAFDATRIANVQRARAAAYENARAAEAARRAAAAAAAEVARAVEAERIANAARVQAVAIANARAIEASRIANAARAQAAAVATSAAQAQAVAEAVARNTQDGTLLLGAAGGLANNVAPVAVGGGYSYGGLGGGWNGYAGKGRK, encoded by the exons ATGTCTCTATTTACG atTCTCTTTGTCATCACGGCAGCGTGTGATGTGCTTGGAGAAG GGGGAAGAAGGAGAGGCCCCGCGGCAGTTCCAGCTGATTCAACGGGCGCACAGAGTGGTGGTACTTCTATTATAGTGACCTCTGGTTCAAATGACGGATACAATCTTGGTTCGGCTGCAGCTGCTATTTCAGGCGGTCAGGGATACCAAGTTACTGGAGCAGCACTCGAAGCCGCACCAGTCCTAGGCAATGTTGCAGGCAGTAGTGCCCCTTTGAATAATGCCGCTGCTGTCGGTGCTGCTCAACTCAGTGCTATCCAGAACGCTCAGGCTGTCCAAGTGGCTCAAATAGCGAACGCTGCAGCTGCCGCCATTCAAGGAGCACGTGTCGCTGAAGTTGCCGCTAGAGCCGGACAAGCTAACGCTCTTCAGAACGCTCAAGCCTTTGATGCTACTAGAATCGCTAATGTACAAAGAGCACGTGCTGCTGCTTATGAGAACGCTCGTGCAGCGGAAGCTGCGAGACGTGCTGCCGCCGCTGCAGCAGCTGAGGTTGCCCGAGCGGTTGAAGCGGAACGCATCGCCAATGCTGCACGTGTTCAAGCTGTTGCTATCGCCAACGCTCGTGCTATAGAGGCTTCTCGTATTGCAAATGCCGCAAGAGCTCAAGCTGCTGCCGTCGCTACAAGCGCTGCTCAAGCCCAGGCTGTCGCTGAAGCAGTGGCAAGAAATACTCAAGATGGAACTCTATTACTTGGAGCTGCAGGTGGTCTAGCTAATAATGTGGCGCCAGTAGCTGTTGGTGGAGGATACTCATACGGTGGTCTGGGAGGTGGTTGGAATGGATATGCTGGAAAAGGTCGTAAATAA
- the LOC123875834 gene encoding glycine, alanine and asparagine-rich protein-like, which translates to MSQLTILFVIAAAYGVIAEDVRKDDSATDSRASQSGLVGYGVPLGGLGVGNGLVGGGWGLGVPTAGLSAGSGLVSTGAGLIGGGGNLNNAAAAGVAQLSAIQNAQAVQAAQIANAAAAAIQGARVTEAAARAGQANAIQNAQALDAARLANIQRAQAAAYENARAAEAARRASAAAAAEVGRAVEAERVANAARVQAAAIANARAVEAARIANAARAQAAAIATSAAQAQAVADTVARNAGAGGLLLGNGLGLGYGNGAVIAAAPIAVGSAIPVGIANLGGLGLGNGLGLGGWGLGSYGLVGGYGGKH; encoded by the exons atgtcTCAACTTACG ATTCTCTTTGTCATCGCCGCGGCGTATGGAGTGATTGCTGAGG ATGTGAGGAAAGACGACTCCGCTACAGACTCTCGTGCTTCACAGAGTGGATTAGTTGGTTATGGTGTTCCTCTTGGTGGGCTTGGTGTTGGCAACGGACTCGTTGGAGGCGGTTGGGGTCTCGGCGTGCCCACAGCGGGCCTCTCGGCCGGATCTGGCCTCGTGTCAACGGGAGCAGGACTCATCGGTGGTGGCGGTAACCTGAACAACGCCGCTGCCGCCGGTGTGGCTCAGCTCAGTGCTATTCAGAACGCCCAGGCCGTGCAAGCCGCCCAGATCGCTAACGCCGCCGCCGCTGCCATCCAAGGCGCTCGTGTCACCGaagccgccgcccgcgccggaCAGGCTAACGCCATCCAGAACGCTCAGGCATTAGACGCTGCGCGTTTGGCCAACATTCAGAGAGCTCAAGCTGCCGCCTACGAAAACGCTCGCGCTGCCGAAGCAGCGAGACGTgcctccgccgccgccgccgctgaAGTCGGACGCGCCGTAGAAGCCGAACGCGTCGCTAACGCCGCCCGCGTCCAAGCCGCCGCTATCGCCAACGCCCGTGCGGTGGAAGCTGCCCGTATCGCGAACGCGGCGAGAGCTCAGGCTGCCGCTATTGCAACCAGTGCCGCTCAGGCGCAAGCCGTCGCTGACACAGTCGCGAGGAACGCTGGAGCCGGTGGTCTGTTGCTCGGCAACGGATTAGGTTTAGGTTATGGCAACGGCGCAGTCATCGCCGCCGCTCCCATAGCTGTAGGCAGTGCCATCCCAGTGGGAATCGCTAACCTCGGCGGTCTCGGACTCGGTAACGGCCTCGGCCTCGGCGGATGGGGACTCGGCTCTTACGGCCTTGTCGGTGGCTATGGAGGCAAAcactaa
- the LOC123875835 gene encoding uncharacterized protein LOC123875835, whose amino-acid sequence MVLVRLFADVTHACNSGHSKCSGQDSHQQSNVYRAGVALKTAAVKALGIKALAGLAFKAAAVKGVLALKGAAVVLGAKALASLALKAAALKGALIAKGVILGKSALVGAAAAKVGAALLAKSSLLGALKPCTPLKIPTIFDIISGAWSTVQKEKAIICQPKTIVQEPPVLYEYITQPRVYYETVPVIEEIEYLK is encoded by the exons tgCTTGTGCGTCTTTTTGCTGACGTCACCCACGCTTGCAACAGTGGCCATAGCAAATGCAGTGGCCAAGACAGCCATCAGCAAAGCAACGTCTATCGTGCAGGCGTGGCGCTGAAGACCGCCGCTGTCAAAGCACTTGGCATTAAGGCCCTGGCTGGTCTGGCATTCAAAGCAGCTGCTGTTAAAG GTGTCCTGGCTTTGAAGGGAGCTGCAGTTGTCCTCGGTGCGAAGGCATTGGCCTCTCTTGCTCTTAAGGCGGCTGCTCTTAAAG GAGCATTGATAGCAAAAGGCGTTATACTGGGCAAAAGTGCACTTGTTGGCGCGGCGGCCGCCAAGGTCGGGGCAGCGTTGCTGGCAAAATCTTCTCTGTTGGGAGCTCTTAAACCTTGTACC CCGTTGAAGATACCTACAATTTTCGACATCATATCTGGAGCTTGGAGCACCGTGCAGAAGGAAAAGGCGATAATCTGCCAACCGAAAACCATTGTGCAGGAACCACCGGTTTTATATGA atacataACTCAACCACGGGTGTATTATGAAACAGTACCGGTCATAGAAGAAATAGAATACTTGAAATAA